The Methanothermobacter tenebrarum genome window below encodes:
- a CDS encoding ribosomal biosynthesis protein yields the protein MLLTTSRKPSQRTRSFCQRLKKAMGCPYINRGKMNIQEILQKTIEHKESTLAIVSEKHGNPSKVTFYNTRGEEIGYMTINVAIPKNLKTRPTKKIKGPIENIRLLKGLIPFEEGAGWDFWLVKPAHGRYNMIMELYHEKKPTGFKIFIKRIHLED from the coding sequence ATGTTATTAACAACCTCCAGAAAACCTTCACAACGGACAAGATCGTTCTGCCAAAGACTTAAAAAAGCCATGGGATGCCCCTACATAAACAGGGGGAAAATGAATATCCAAGAAATCCTACAAAAGACAATAGAACACAAAGAATCAACACTAGCCATAGTATCTGAGAAACATGGAAACCCCAGCAAAGTAACATTCTATAATACAAGAGGAGAAGAGATAGGATACATGACAATAAACGTAGCAATCCCCAAAAACCTTAAAACAAGACCAACAAAGAAAATAAAAGGGCCCATAGAGAATATAAGATTACTAAAAGGCCTGATACCATTCGAAGAGGGTGCTGGGTGGGATTTCTGGCTTGTAAAACCGGCCCATGGTAGATATAATATGATAATGGAATTATACCATGAAAAGAAACCAACAGGATTTAAAATATTCATAAAGAGAATCCATCTAGAGGATTAA
- a CDS encoding KEOPS complex subunit Pcc1, whose translation MKPQRIQGEFQIQLEEAAHIIWKAIKPEIENSPSTRSKMKIKLEDDTIILKIESKDSTAFRAAMNSTLRWIKLAYDIIKLEKGDNLWNSQKTSNTN comes from the coding sequence ATGAAACCCCAAAGAATCCAAGGAGAATTCCAGATACAACTAGAAGAAGCCGCCCATATAATATGGAAAGCAATAAAACCAGAAATAGAAAACTCACCATCCACCAGATCAAAAATGAAAATAAAACTAGAAGATGATACAATAATCTTAAAAATAGAATCAAAGGATTCAACAGCATTTAGAGCCGCTATGAACTCAACCCTAAGATGGATAAAACTCGCATATGATATAATAAAACTCGAAAAAGGTGATAATTTATGGAACTCCCAAAAAACATCCAACACCAACTAG
- a CDS encoding prefoldin subunit beta, with the protein MELPKNIQHQLAQFQQLQQQAQAISLQKQTVERQIQETQRALEELSKAEEDADIYRTAGNLLIKAKKEEIEEELSDKLETLKLREKTIQRQEERVMKKLQEMQVNLQEAMKSAGLKPGTGGAT; encoded by the coding sequence ATGGAACTCCCAAAAAACATCCAACACCAACTAGCCCAGTTCCAACAATTACAACAACAAGCACAGGCAATCTCACTACAAAAACAGACAGTAGAAAGACAAATCCAAGAAACCCAAAGAGCACTAGAAGAACTCTCAAAGGCAGAAGAAGACGCTGACATATATAGGACCGCAGGCAACCTCCTTATAAAAGCAAAAAAAGAAGAAATAGAAGAAGAATTATCAGACAAACTCGAAACCTTAAAATTGCGCGAAAAAACCATACAAAGGCAAGAAGAAAGGGTTATGAAAAAATTACAGGAAATGCAAGTCAACTTACAAGAAGCCATGAAAAGCGCCGGCCTAAAACCAGGAACGGGAGGCGCGACCTAA
- a CDS encoding DUF3194 domain-containing protein, with protein sequence MKKLTKEDSDKIAKLLSTTIEKFIFSKISKKEIRDIDITIVLDYEKGLDVDISIELIPYESSKIEPEIVKEAINLAYKELDQHIQHLDAPP encoded by the coding sequence TTGAAAAAACTAACAAAAGAAGACTCTGATAAAATAGCCAAGCTCCTATCAACAACAATAGAAAAATTCATCTTTTCAAAGATCTCCAAAAAGGAGATAAGAGACATAGACATCACAATAGTCCTAGACTATGAAAAGGGCCTAGATGTTGACATCTCCATTGAATTAATCCCCTATGAATCTTCAAAAATCGAACCCGAGATAGTTAAGGAAGCCATTAACCTAGCCTACAAGGAACTAGACCAACACATCCAACATTTGGATGCTCCCCCATAA